From a region of the Candidatus Limnocylindrales bacterium genome:
- a CDS encoding glycosyltransferase family 39 protein — protein sequence MKVNLTTFPGKQNRLARVIFCIVVLYVGVFLLSTKGITSEGTVSLQGDMPRYLMNGTYFYDLIRYFPLGHITEYTYQYYARYPALSLGHHPLLPGAATVPFYSLLGISIFSARWSTVFFMLLGVTFWFFLIRFLYGDQIAFFSSLLWVTTPFIVSFSRIVMSEIPTLALIIATVYFFFRYCEQDKPIYAFAFAVSFALSIYAKHLAGLMLPIFIVYLWWLKGVKKLLSKEMILSGSFIILLLVPLIPLTLKFSQASVALVTDQTLFSRLESFNILYHLKALWQYHLTLPVLFLSLISMGAAIYRKDPRETFFFLWIAGYYLQITFMGVHEPRFSIYWIPVFCLFATTILCLPQDRLWKILLSTLLVGIVGYQFVVAFKSEPEYAEGYEEAAKYVIENRKGESVLFSANVDTGYFVFFIRKQDPDQDLIVLRADKILATSKMDQIVEERVTSREQIYEVLQDFGIGYVVLEDKEYESPSLEWLREEVKTDRFILHKRIPIRTNSYKLQDVTLAIYEYKDYTPPKKGKMISLDIPLMGDSISVRLDDLLCHRPL from the coding sequence AAGGGAATAACCAGCGAGGGGACCGTCTCTTTACAGGGGGATATGCCAAGATATTTGATGAATGGGACCTATTTTTATGACCTGATCAGATATTTCCCCCTGGGCCATATAACGGAATATACTTACCAATATTATGCCAGATACCCGGCACTCTCTTTGGGGCATCATCCCTTGCTGCCGGGGGCTGCCACGGTCCCTTTTTATTCCCTTTTGGGAATTTCCATCTTTTCCGCAAGATGGAGTACGGTCTTCTTTATGCTCCTGGGCGTTACTTTTTGGTTTTTTCTGATAAGATTCCTCTACGGTGATCAGATCGCTTTTTTTTCCTCTCTCCTATGGGTGACAACTCCCTTTATTGTGAGTTTCTCACGGATCGTCATGTCTGAAATTCCTACCTTAGCACTCATTATTGCGACAGTATATTTCTTTTTTCGTTACTGTGAACAAGATAAGCCCATATATGCCTTTGCATTTGCCGTTAGTTTTGCTCTCAGTATTTATGCGAAGCATCTCGCAGGTCTCATGCTTCCTATTTTTATTGTTTATCTATGGTGGTTAAAGGGAGTAAAAAAGCTGCTAAGCAAAGAGATGATCCTTTCAGGGAGTTTCATTATCCTGTTGCTCGTACCTCTTATTCCCCTGACCCTTAAATTTTCTCAGGCCTCCGTGGCTCTGGTTACCGATCAAACCCTGTTTTCCAGATTGGAGTCGTTTAATATCCTCTATCACCTTAAAGCCCTCTGGCAGTATCACCTCACACTACCAGTCCTCTTCCTCAGCTTGATTTCTATGGGGGCCGCCATCTATCGAAAAGACCCCCGGGAGACTTTTTTCTTTTTATGGATAGCAGGTTATTACCTTCAAATTACTTTCATGGGAGTCCATGAACCCAGGTTTTCTATTTACTGGATACCGGTTTTTTGTCTTTTTGCCACGACAATCCTGTGTCTCCCGCAAGATCGCCTCTGGAAGATCCTCCTTTCCACCCTGCTTGTCGGAATAGTCGGTTATCAATTTGTAGTTGCTTTTAAATCAGAACCTGAATATGCAGAGGGTTATGAAGAGGCTGCAAAATACGTTATTGAAAACAGGAAAGGGGAAAGTGTGTTATTCAGTGCCAATGTGGATACCGGATACTTTGTATTTTTTATCAGGAAGCAGGATCCGGATCAAGATTTGATTGTACTTCGGGCCGACAAAATCCTGGCGACTTCCAAAATGGATCAGATTGTTGAAGAACGAGTTACCAGCCGGGAGCAGATTTATGAGGTTCTTCAAGACTTCGGCATAGGGTATGTGGTATTGGAAGACAAGGAATACGAGTCTCCTTCTTTAGAGTGGTTACGGGAAGAAGTTAAAACCGATCGGTTTATTTTGCATAAAAGAATACCCATCCGTACCAACAGCTATAAGTTACAGGACGTTACTCTGGCCATTTATGAATATAAGGACTATACCCCTCCCAAGAAGGGAAAAATGATATCCCTGGACATTCCTCTCATGGGGGATTCTATTTCAGTCCGGCTGGATGATCTGCTTTGTCATCGACCTCTCTAA
- a CDS encoding hydantoinase B/oxoprolinase family protein gives MFSPIKIELYKNQFWAIAEEMGVTLCRTGYSPNIKERRDYSCALFDHRGEMIAQADHMPVHLGSMPLSVLSAIENFDFFPGDVVILNDSYRGGTHLPDITLVTPIFFEDKLFGFSANRAHHADIGGMSPGSMPLSQELFQEGLIIPPIKLYEKGVLNKGVLDLILANVRTPQEREGDLRAQIAANEIGKRRILDMLNKYGSAEVTEYISHLKAYSERMVRNLIAKMPDGEYTYEDFLDDDGITEDPVKIAVKITIQGDRAKVDFSGSSPQVKGCLNCVYAITVSAVFYVFRLCVNADIASNSGCLTPIEIIAPRGSIVNAEPPHAVAGGNVETSQRIVDVLLGALSQALPDRIPAASSGTMNNLTLGGYDPKRRRYYTYYETIAGGMGARPDRDGLDGIHTHMTNTMNTPIEALEYAYPFRVTRYHIRRGTGGAGRYKGGDGIRRDIQVLQEAHFTILSDRRKFAPYGLQGGEPGQKGENYLIRDDQEIPLPSKCSLTLKANDIVSIRTPGGGGFGRK, from the coding sequence ATGTTTTCGCCCATTAAAATAGAACTTTATAAGAATCAATTCTGGGCCATCGCCGAGGAGATGGGAGTAACCCTTTGTCGGACCGGGTATTCTCCCAATATTAAAGAGCGTCGGGATTATTCCTGTGCCCTTTTCGATCATCGGGGGGAGATGATCGCCCAGGCGGATCACATGCCGGTTCATCTGGGGTCTATGCCTTTATCGGTGTTGAGTGCCATTGAAAATTTTGATTTCTTCCCAGGAGATGTGGTCATTCTCAATGATTCCTATCGGGGAGGAACACATCTGCCGGATATTACCCTGGTCACCCCTATTTTCTTCGAAGACAAATTGTTCGGATTCTCGGCCAATCGTGCCCATCATGCCGATATCGGTGGGATGAGCCCAGGGTCTATGCCTCTTTCCCAAGAGCTTTTCCAGGAAGGCCTTATTATCCCTCCCATCAAGCTTTATGAAAAGGGAGTACTCAATAAAGGAGTTCTAGACCTGATTCTGGCCAATGTTCGAACCCCTCAAGAACGTGAAGGCGATCTCCGGGCTCAAATTGCAGCCAATGAAATAGGAAAACGTCGAATCTTAGATATGCTCAACAAATACGGCTCCGCCGAAGTAACCGAATACATCAGTCACCTGAAAGCCTATTCAGAGCGAATGGTTCGAAATCTGATTGCAAAAATGCCCGATGGCGAATATACCTACGAAGATTTTTTAGACGATGACGGTATCACCGAGGATCCCGTTAAAATTGCTGTAAAGATCACCATCCAGGGGGATCGGGCGAAGGTAGATTTCTCCGGGTCCTCCCCCCAGGTAAAAGGGTGTTTGAATTGTGTCTACGCCATTACCGTATCGGCGGTTTTTTATGTTTTTCGGCTATGTGTCAATGCGGATATTGCTTCCAATAGCGGTTGCCTGACCCCTATCGAAATCATAGCCCCCAGGGGAAGTATTGTCAATGCTGAACCCCCCCACGCCGTAGCAGGTGGAAATGTGGAAACCTCCCAGCGGATTGTCGACGTCCTCCTGGGAGCTCTATCCCAGGCCCTGCCAGACCGTATCCCTGCGGCCAGTTCCGGAACCATGAATAACCTCACCCTGGGGGGATATGATCCGAAAAGACGGCGCTACTACACCTACTATGAAACCATCGCGGGGGGTATGGGGGCACGACCCGATCGAGATGGCCTTGACGGGATTCATACCCACATGACCAATACCATGAATACCCCCATTGAGGCTCTGGAATATGCTTATCCCTTTCGGGTGACTCGTTACCACATCCGGCGTGGAACCGGGGGGGCAGGACGTTATAAGGGAGGGGATGGAATCCGCCGGGATATCCAGGTCCTCCAGGAGGCCCACTTTACCATCCTCTCGGATCGAAGGAAGTTTGCCCCTTACGGTCTTCAAGGCGGGGAGCCCGGACAAAAGGGGGAAAACTACCTGATTCGAGATGACCAGGAAATACCCCTCCCCTCTAAATGCAGCCTAACCCTCAAAGCCAACGATATCGTGAGTATCCGAACCCCGGGTGGGGGTGGGTTTGGAAGAAAATGA
- a CDS encoding PEP-CTERM sorting domain-containing protein — protein sequence MKKIFPVLLLLTLFILAGSYHVEAVPITPTDLDTVMPGSLFAGPITGSFINSSGNSIGSTTNTVYYNPNPGIYTYVEGVTPGVDSVSEFNTNFVPSGWNGVAGFSFSGANSAGVGSNNITITQNSNGTLSWNMNTNNFNSATSIDFFFQSTDPPGFNTYNLISSNTVGTSVSYAPVPEPATLLLVASGLAGMLGLGKKLLS from the coding sequence ATGAAGAAAATCTTCCCAGTATTACTTTTATTGACTTTATTTATCCTCGCAGGGAGTTATCACGTAGAGGCCGTTCCTATTACGCCTACTGATCTGGATACCGTTATGCCGGGTTCTTTGTTTGCGGGACCCATCACCGGCAGCTTTATCAATTCCAGTGGAAATAGCATAGGTAGTACCACCAACACGGTTTATTATAATCCAAATCCGGGCATTTATACCTACGTGGAGGGAGTTACTCCGGGGGTTGATTCTGTTTCAGAATTTAACACAAATTTTGTCCCCTCAGGGTGGAACGGAGTTGCCGGATTCAGTTTCAGTGGGGCCAATTCAGCCGGTGTAGGCTCGAACAACATTACTATAACCCAAAATTCCAATGGAACCCTGAGTTGGAATATGAATACAAATAATTTTAACTCTGCGACCAGCATAGACTTTTTCTTTCAGTCTACGGATCCGCCGGGTTTTAACACATATAATTTAATCAGCAGTAATACGGTTGGAACCTCTGTGTCCTATGCGCCTGTTCCCGAGCCTGCAACCTTACTGCTTGTTGCAAGCGGGCTGGCAGGAATGCTAGGCCTGGGGAAAAAGTTGTTGAGCTAA
- a CDS encoding oligosaccharide flippase family protein translates to MLQILFKNSAVYAVGIILSRLVGFLMIPVYTRVLTPSDYGVIETIVRLVDILSILLALGMSEALLRHYHEVKDERERQALVSTTLILMVGVIIAGILLLQPIIPGLTYLLFGNLDQVPYVRVALVGMMIGNLIPLPLTLFRAEGKAWRFTVISLLQLIFQLTLNIIFVVWLQEGVWGVVLSILINGVFWSTVLILYVLSSVGWKLEGRWIPPLFKYGLPLVPAALAQFLLHFSDRFFLVHYTSTTEIGLYSLAYRLGMLGSEMFNALNWAWWPWVFRVASRSNAEKELQKGASLVLVLSALICAGVSLFADPIIRLIAAPSFWKAAPYVPVLSLAYWFFTATTPLSISARLAKRTDLFAVANALAAGACLLFNFWLIPRYQVWGAITATLASFILLVALVLYACRRIAPFKHNWNLITLSILGLCVTAWWSNWIHVPEPFALLCRGMIWLGMAAGLLFCFVRLYSLHLENSPLFPRILSWVKMNGNL, encoded by the coding sequence ATGTTACAGATTTTATTTAAGAATTCTGCCGTTTACGCCGTGGGAATCATCCTGAGTCGTTTGGTCGGTTTCCTGATGATTCCGGTATATACCCGCGTGCTGACGCCTTCAGATTATGGGGTGATTGAAACCATTGTGCGGTTAGTGGATATTTTAAGTATTCTCCTTGCTTTGGGTATGAGTGAAGCCCTCTTACGCCATTACCATGAAGTAAAGGATGAAAGGGAGCGCCAGGCGCTGGTCTCCACAACCCTTATTCTGATGGTAGGGGTTATAATAGCCGGGATTTTACTTCTCCAGCCGATAATCCCCGGGTTAACTTATCTTCTTTTTGGAAACTTAGACCAGGTCCCCTATGTCAGGGTGGCCCTGGTGGGAATGATGATCGGGAACCTTATCCCCCTTCCCCTCACCCTATTTCGAGCCGAAGGGAAAGCCTGGCGTTTTACGGTTATATCCCTGCTTCAACTGATCTTTCAATTGACCCTGAATATTATATTTGTGGTCTGGTTACAGGAGGGGGTATGGGGTGTGGTCTTGAGCATTTTGATTAATGGCGTGTTCTGGAGTACCGTCCTTATTCTCTATGTCCTGAGTTCTGTGGGGTGGAAGTTAGAAGGGCGATGGATCCCTCCCCTCTTTAAATACGGTTTACCCCTGGTACCTGCCGCTCTGGCTCAATTTCTGCTTCACTTTAGCGATCGTTTCTTTTTGGTACATTATACCAGTACAACCGAAATCGGCCTGTACTCCCTGGCCTATCGACTGGGGATGTTGGGGAGTGAAATGTTCAATGCACTGAATTGGGCCTGGTGGCCCTGGGTGTTTCGGGTTGCTTCTCGCTCAAATGCAGAGAAAGAACTACAAAAAGGGGCTTCCCTTGTTTTGGTACTTTCTGCCTTGATTTGTGCCGGTGTAAGCCTGTTTGCCGATCCGATCATCCGTCTGATCGCTGCGCCTTCTTTCTGGAAAGCGGCTCCGTATGTACCTGTTTTGTCCCTTGCTTATTGGTTTTTTACCGCTACGACCCCGTTAAGTATTTCTGCCCGTCTGGCCAAACGAACCGATCTTTTTGCCGTTGCCAACGCTTTGGCTGCAGGGGCCTGTCTGTTATTCAATTTCTGGCTTATTCCTCGCTACCAGGTCTGGGGAGCCATAACCGCTACCCTGGCTTCGTTTATTCTACTGGTGGCTCTGGTCCTGTATGCCTGCCGGCGGATAGCTCCCTTTAAACATAACTGGAACTTAATCACCCTCAGCATCCTGGGTCTCTGTGTGACCGCCTGGTGGAGTAACTGGATCCATGTACCAGAACCCTTTGCTTTACTATGTCGTGGAATGATATGGCTGGGTATGGCAGCCGGCCTGCTCTTCTGTTTTGTCCGTCTGTATTCTCTGCATTTAGAGAATTCCCCTCTCTTTCCCAGAATTTTATCCTGGGTGAAGATGAATGGTAATCTTTAA
- a CDS encoding glycosyltransferase family 4 protein encodes MRILTFTTLFPSYGSPLHGLFVKARMEAVAEYCQVEVVAPIPWFSSLRPSRSYGPSSEVRYKEWIGKLQVYHPPFFFIPKIGKGLDGWGLFLSAYAACKKLQRYFPFDLLDVHYAYPDGYAGYLMSRAFNKPYTVTIRGSDINVLAQDPLRRRLIYKALSRANRVIAVSRSLKEATVRLGVPEENITVIPNGVDLATFFPMDRRVARKTLHLPTDKKILLSVGRLTELKGFHLLIEAMGSLVKRFGEDLLLVIVGGEAERGNFRAYLEKRITEQGLERYVLLAGSRPPHELRVWYNAADLFCLVSSREGCPNVCLEALACGVPVVATRVGGIPEIICAPDYGLLIPEREVEAIAAGIGQGLKTKWDTEKIVLYARQQSWARKAKKVVEVFEAICRKPLKRTEQVSYF; translated from the coding sequence GTGAGAATTCTTACCTTTACGACCCTTTTTCCCAGTTATGGTTCTCCCCTCCATGGACTTTTTGTTAAAGCACGGATGGAAGCCGTTGCCGAGTATTGTCAGGTAGAGGTGGTGGCCCCCATCCCCTGGTTTTCATCCCTTCGGCCATCCAGAAGTTACGGTCCTTCTTCCGAAGTTAGATATAAAGAATGGATAGGCAAGTTGCAGGTCTATCACCCACCTTTTTTCTTTATACCTAAAATAGGCAAGGGGTTAGATGGTTGGGGGTTATTCCTAAGCGCTTATGCTGCGTGCAAGAAACTACAGCGTTATTTTCCCTTTGATCTTCTGGATGTTCATTATGCCTACCCAGATGGGTATGCCGGCTATTTGATGTCCCGTGCTTTTAATAAGCCTTATACGGTAACCATTCGGGGTAGTGATATCAATGTCTTGGCCCAGGATCCTCTACGCCGTCGGCTCATTTACAAGGCTCTTTCCAGGGCAAATCGTGTAATTGCCGTTTCGAGGTCCCTCAAGGAAGCAACCGTTCGCCTGGGAGTTCCTGAAGAGAACATTACCGTGATCCCCAATGGGGTAGACTTAGCCACCTTTTTTCCCATGGACCGACGGGTGGCAAGAAAGACCCTACATCTCCCCACAGATAAAAAAATCCTTCTCTCTGTAGGCCGGTTGACCGAGTTAAAAGGGTTTCATTTATTGATAGAGGCCATGGGAAGTTTGGTTAAAAGGTTTGGGGAGGATCTTCTCCTGGTTATTGTGGGGGGAGAGGCTGAGAGGGGAAATTTCAGAGCTTATTTGGAGAAAAGAATAACCGAACAAGGACTTGAACGGTATGTTTTGCTGGCCGGATCTAGACCACCCCATGAGCTTCGGGTTTGGTACAATGCGGCCGATTTGTTTTGTTTAGTAAGTTCTCGGGAGGGTTGTCCCAATGTTTGCCTGGAAGCGCTTGCCTGTGGGGTGCCGGTGGTAGCGACCCGGGTGGGGGGAATTCCTGAAATTATCTGCGCACCCGATTATGGGCTTCTTATCCCTGAACGGGAGGTCGAAGCCATTGCAGCAGGGATTGGGCAGGGGTTAAAAACAAAATGGGATACCGAGAAAATTGTTCTCTATGCCCGGCAACAGAGCTGGGCGCGTAAAGCTAAAAAAGTCGTTGAAGTCTTTGAAGCCATTTGCCGAAAACCTCTCAAAAGAACCGAACAGGTCTCTTATTTCTAA